AGTTGTCTGATGTCGGTTCTGATCAAATTTCCGGCTTTTGATCTTTTGTATTTAGCGAAAGGAAAAATATGTTTCGTGCCAATTCTTTGATCCATTGAACAATTTTAGCCGTTTATAGTTATACCACTGTATAATTAGATGAATTATTATTCTGTGCTTGTGAGAGAGATATGTAGCAGTTTATCTCCAAGTACCAGCACGCCcaacacattttatttaaataaatgttaTTATTGCTTAGTTGAGATTTGGTGTGTAGCATCTATTGCTTTTGGCTGTTGATGTGTGACACTGGCGAATCAATTCTATCAGCACAAGAACAAAAATTGCTTAACAATCCCAGCAATCAACAACACACGAATCAGATTCAAGTTCCTTCCCCCTTTACTTGAAAGAGAACAATCACACTGTACTCCTAGTAGAATTCAATTTGAAGCAGTAAATAGATCTTGTTAAACATATTTTGACCTTGTTAGTTTAAACTGGCATATGCGCATCTGTGGATAGATAAGGGACAAAGCGCGGACGAAGACATACCACAAGATTAGGCCTGTATAACTAGTATGAACATGAAATGAACTGCACTACTTAACAGTATGATACAAATATTTGTCTCACCTCAATTTTCCTTTAAATCATGGAGaggggtgaagaaataaaatgactCCCTCCGAACCTCAATTTTCCTTTAAATCATTGAGTTCCATTAGTGTCTGTGACCTGCACCATCAACAAAATGAACACAAACCACTTACAGTTTTCATCAACAAGAAATGCCAAGCTACAAAATGTAAACGTAAATCACAAATTATGTAACTACTTAATTATACTTTATACTCGATTCTTTTTGCTTGTCACTATGACGGAAAATTCATTATCGTTACAGTTACTGTCTCTTGGCTCTAGCTTTGCTCACTCATGGGATGAAGGAACTATGCAAGGGGTGAATCACATGAAACGCACGACCATATTATCAAATCACAGCAAACTTACGAAGGTGAATGAACAAAACTGTCTTGCAGATATATTTGCAAGACCATCATAATATACTACTACAACTACTGCAATAGGCTGCACATGAAAGGAAGATTAGAACGTATTAGTCTAGCTGTGGAATGTATGGATTCAACTTATCTATGTGTGAAGCTTTCCCCCCTTCATATTCATATCACTCATTCTACAGCAGTTTAGTCACCAGTAATGGTAGAGATCAATGCATAGTTCACAATATAGTTGAGAAGAAGATCAAACAAGTCAAGCCTCTAAAGTCCAAACCAGTTAATCATGCTTACCATTTTGATGTTTGTGTCATACCAAGACCATTACAAGTGAGTATCATTCCTTTGAATCTCGATAAATATTCCTACAAAGGCGGAGGCCGATCAAAACTATGAGCAACAATAGCAAAGTAGAATGAGGTGGATCAGATATTGGCACAAAATACTAACCCGCAGAGTATACTTGTCAATCTCATAATTTCCATTCAAATCATATTCAAGTCTCTTATCTGGATCACTTAACACTGAATGAATTGTGAGGAAAGTTGATTAATTCCATTGTGCAAAAAGAAGGCAACAAAAAAGCAGATAAAatcccaaaatcaaaataaaaaaatttaccaGAATAAGCTTCATTAATTTCTTGAAATATAGAGGTAGCAGCAGCATCACCCTTGTGTTTGTCAGGATGCCATTTCTGCAAATGAAGAAGGCAGGTGAATTAGAATTTAGGAGAAGAGATAGGGTTCAAATAAGATGAATGAAGTAGAAAGCAA
This region of Salvia splendens isolate huo1 unplaced genomic scaffold, SspV2 ctg1125, whole genome shotgun sequence genomic DNA includes:
- the LOC121788719 gene encoding dnAJ-like protein slr0093, which produces MDSNSNLNPPPPTYKDYYKILQLDYDATDHNIRLNYRKLALKWHPDKHKGDAAATSIFQEINEAYSVLSDPDKRLEYDLNGNYEIDKYTLREYLSRFKGMILTCNGLGMTQTSKWSQTLMELNDLKEN